In Runella sp. SP2, the genomic window TCAAACTAACCCAAAAACACCCAACGTATGACAACTCCCACCGTTCTTTTAAATCATTTTTACCTCACTCTCGACCGCGAAACATTTCAGGCAATAGCCCAATCTGAGTTTTTACGCCAACAGTTTGCCCCCAACGAAATCAGAACCACAAATCGTACCGACCGAAGTTATACTGGGCTTTATTTTTACGGGGAAAGAACGTATTTTGAATTTTTTGACGTCACGACAGAAACACACCGACACATTGGTGATTCAGCCATTGCATTTGGCCTTGAAAACGAAGGAGACACTTCGCTTTTAGAAGTCCATTGGCCTGATTCGCACCGACTTAGTATTACTCGTCCCACCCATACCGAACAAGTACCTTGGTTTGAGATGCTCATTCCGAAAGGATTCACACTTGAAAACCCTCTGACCTTCTGGACGATGGAATACCGCCCTACTTTTCTTACAAGTTGGTTTCCAACGGCCACTGCTGCCCCTTCATTGGCACGCCAGGAGGTTTTAGAGCGTTACAAATCCCGAATTGACAAAGTTTGTCAGCCCTATTTTAAAAATATAAGTGGCCTGACCATTGGACTACCCGAAGATGTCTATCAAGCTGTTGACCATTTTACCCATCAATTTGGGTATTCTAAAAAAGCCACGTCTAGCGGTTTTTTCTTTACCGATGTTGAAAATGTAACGTACCACATTCAGCTCTCAGAAAGTATGCACTATGGAATTTCGGAAGTAGTTTTTGATGTTACGCGCCAACCGAGTCAGGCAAATTGGGAATTGGGCAATTCCGAGCTTCGGTTTTTAAATGACCAAAACGCCGTTTGGAAGTTTTGGTAACTTACAGCACCTTCCCGAAAGTTCAAAACTTTCGGGAAGGTGGAACTCCTAAACGCCTTTCGCGATTTTATCCAAACGTACAATCGACTGCACCATCGAACGAACGTCGTGATAATTGATTTTCCAAGAATGGCTCATGTGTTTCCAAATCGGCACACCTTGGCGCGTCATCAGCGGCCACCACTCACCTAGTTCGTGATTAATCATTTTATCAAACACAAAACGGTGGATGTTTTCGTACGCCTCCAAATACTTTTCGTCCTTGAGGTAACGGTACGCATCCAGCATTCCAATCAACATTTCGGCTTGCTGCCAAAACTCCTTCTCGCGGTCATAGACCTCGCCCGCGTGTGAACCTTCTACATACACCCCGCCAAATTCCCAGTCAACACCATATTGTAATGAATGACTGTACGATTTTTTGATTTGCTCGCCGTACGTATCATAAGGTAAACCTAGCACATCGAGGGCGTGCATCAACAACCACGCAAACTCCGAATTGTGTCCGTAGCTAGTATTGTCTTCTGCGGCGGCTTTCATTCCGTCTTCAGAAAAACGATCCCATCCCCACACAATATCAAATTTGATTTGTGGTGCTACCGACCAATCTGCCCAAAACTGCGGGATACCCGTACCGTATTCAGGGTGCATGATTTTGGTCACCAACAATTCGATGATTTCTAACAACTTACGACGGTGCACCTCCAATCCTGTGCATTCGTAAAGCGTCGTAAAAGCTTCCATTAAGTGCATGTGCGCATCAAGCGTTTTACGATCCCCGCCTGCTGCACCTGGCCCTTTGAGCGTCCAATCGCGGTGGAACATTTCAAAATATCCCCCAAAGTGGGTATCTGCACCATATTTTTGGAGAAGGTCAAAACATTTTTCGGCGTACTCCCGACCGCGCAAATCTCCCGTAGCGAGGGTATATTCACTCAATGAATAAATACAAAAACTGAGGCCGTAGATGATTTTTTGGTCGTTGGTGACTTCCCCTTTGCGGTTGGTCATCCAGTAAAATCCACCAAACTCCTCGTCCCACATATTGTTGATGAGGTAATCAACCCCGTGGCGGGCCATTTCGGCAAATTCACCGTTTCCATATCCCGCACGGTGCACCGACGAATAGGTAAAAACCGACCGCGATTGAGCAATCAACGATTTTTCATCTTCGCCCGAATCGTTTCCAAACTGGTCGAAATGCGTTAAAAAGCCACCATTTTCTTTATCGACGGTACGCTTTACCCAAAAAGGCAATAATCCATTGTTAAGATACGTCTCAATTTCCTGACGCAAGGAAGCAATTTTTTCAGAAGTCATAGTGAAGCGCTTTTTTCATAAAAACACAAACGTGTGTAATAACTACTGACACTGTGCCGATTTGGGCTATTTAGGTCTAAACACCTTTATCACGGCTTCGTTGGTTTCTAAAAATGGCCCTCCAATCAAATCAATGCAGTACGGAATAGCGGGAAAAACAGCATCCAAACACTGACGAATGGCCGAAGGTTTTCCTGGCAAATTAACAATCAGTGTTTTGCCCCGAATCCCTGCCGTTTGGCGTGACAAAATGGCCGTGGGCACGTACTGTAAACTCACTTGCCGCATCAGTTCCCCAAACCCTGGCATCATTTTATGGCAAACGGCCTCGGTTGCTTCGGGAGTAACATCGCGGGGCGCGGGGCCCGTTCCGCCGCATGTTACTACTAAACAGCAACCTTCTTTATCAGCCATTTCGACAAGGGCTTGGCTAATCAAATGTTGCTCGTCGGGAATAACCCGATACACGGGTTCCCAAGCACTGGTTAGGTATTCGTTGAGCGTTGACACAATGGCCTTCCCTGGGATGTCTTCATAAACACCCGCACTGGCGCGGTCGGAGACGTTAATAATGCCTATTTTAATCATCATGGAACAGTTTGTTTATAGCAACCGTTTAAAAAGAAAGCCCGTTCAGTTCGGTAAATCCGAAGCTAACTTGATAAATTTGGGCAAAAATAACAAGGTCATGAATACTTTCGCCAAAGATACCCTGCGATTACACGAATTACGCCATACAAGCTGTCGTGAAGATATTTTGGAAATTTTACAAAACCGTGCTTCTGCGCTTTCACACGGGGATTTAGAAAATGGCTTAAAAGACCGCTACGACCGCGTTACTATTTACCGTACCCTAAAAACGTTCGTTGATAAAGGCATTATTCATAAAGTGTTGGACGAAGATGGCCTTCGCTACGCTTTGTGCAAAGATGCTTGCCAAGAGCACAATCACCACCACGACCACGTTCATTTTAAATGCCAAATGTGCGGTAAAACCACTTGTTTGGAAGACATTCATGTTCCGTCGCTGGCCCTACCCGCAGGTTTCAAATCCAAAGAAGTGAATTTATTGATTCAAGGCACTTGTTCGATTTGTAATAAGTAACTTTTACCGTTAACTAAAACAAGTTGATTTTCTGAGCATTAGAAGCAACTTTTGTCGTAAAGAATACCCTCACTTCAAATTTCTATACGACAATGAGACAGTTATCCATGCTTACCTCAGCACTTCTTTTTTTGAATGTGCTTTCTCTGAATGCTCAGTCCATTACCCTTACGCCCAATACAAACGGCAATCCCCAAGAAGGCCGATTGTATTATGATAATTCGGCCAAAGAACTTCGGTTCTGGAACGGGTCGGTTTATGTACCAGTCGGCAACTCGGGTAGCCCAACGCCAGGCTGGGTCAATTCGGGAACAAACCTCTTCAATGCAAATACGGGCAACTTGGGCGTAGGCACCGAATCGCCTACCTCAAAGCTTACGATACGTCATAATTTCTCCAATATCCTATCCCTTCTACACCTCAACGCCTTAAGCACGGGTTTAACCAACTCTATTTTTTTTGGAGGTAGTAACTACACCACTGGAATTATCTCTACCATTGGTACATCTAGTTCGGCTGCCCGAATGGCATTTTCAACGGGCTATTCGTTTTCAGGGGGCGTTTTCAACATGCAAGAACGGCTGAGTATTGCCAATGATGGAAAAGTAGGAGTCAATCAGCCTGCGCCCCAAGCAACATTGGATGTGGGTGGAAGCATTCGTTTTTCGGGGAGTAACCCTGCGGCATTTGTAGTAACGGCAACCTCGGGAGTCAATACCTATTCAGCACTCCCATTTTCGGGTTCACCTTCCTTAATAACTGCCGCTGGGGGTAAATGTTACGCCATCAGAATCGACCACCCGATGTGTAACAATAACGCCAATGCCATATTGATGGTAACTGCTCAAGTGTCAACTTTCGGTGGGGTTCAATATAATAACGGTTATTGGTACTTGATTCCAAGCAGCAACGAGCGCTATACCGTTGGACGTTTTAGCGCCCGACTCGACTGTACCAACACCGCAGCTTGCGTAGATGCCCTTTTTATTGGAGACCGTGAGTCGGAGTATTTTTTCAATGGCAATAAATTCAACGTGCTGATTATTCAAAATTAAGTGCTGTCGGTGCTGGAGGTTTCTTCCCGTGCTTTCGGTTTCTCAAAACCGAAAGTGAGGTTTCTCAAAACCTCGTTTTAATCAGTTTTGAGAAACCTCACGCGTCAGATTTGGTCTAAAAGTCGGTTTTGAGAAACCGACCTCACAGGGCAGAAACCCACTTCACAGGTTAGTGTCGGCCTCCTCGACCGCCGCCACTAAATCCGCCTCGGAATCCTCCACCGCCATAGCTATAACTTCTTGGCGCAGAAAATGACTGGTACGACTGACGAGTTTGAGGTCGTGCTTGATATGTTCGTGCTGATTCGTTACGGTAGGTTTGGCGTCCCGTATTTCCTGCCGACAAGCGAGGACTAGCAGGACGTGGCATGTTCAAAATTCGGTTTTCGGGAGAAAAACCAGACCGATTTACGTAATAACCAGCGGGGTAACGACGCACGTAAAAAGAGTTGTTTAACCAAGGGCGTCGAATGCCTTGATTAAGCATGACGATATAGGCCGAATTAAGGTTTATCCCTGCATACATACTGGGCAAAAAGGCCGAAGAAGCCCAAATACCCGCATTGTTGTACCAAAACAGTTGCGACGACAAATCATAATACATGCCGTAATCGGGCAAATAATAGTACTGAACACCCGCAACCGCAGCGCCTTGAGGAGCCCAAGTGGGAGGTACGTAGCTTTGATAAGTAGTACCCGACGCTATGGTATAGGTATTAGGTGAACAAGAATCGAGGGTAAAAAGGGTAACGAAAGCGACTACCCCTATGCCAATAAATCGACGTACCCCTTGAAACGGAGCGTGCTTTAGCGTTTTCATGACACAGTTTGTTTTAATGGATAATACTTGGTGAACATTTTACGAACACTCGAATTGATTTGGTTTTGGATGCGGTTGATTTTTCCGCTCAACGTTCCTTGAGCCACCCCTTCCCAAAGTACTTCTTTGGTTTTGGCATCCAAAATATCAATGACCAGCGTTCCTTCAGTGTATTGGGTTTGGTAAGGATAACCTCCTCCCCCCCAGCCCATCATGCCGTAAGGGTAAAAACCGCCCCAACGCCCCCATCCACCGAAGTAGGGATAAAAACCGCCTGAATAATTGGTGCGGCGTTGTTGCTGGGTGTAAGTATGAAATTGTATAAGAGCATCTGGTGCATCTTCATCTTCTTTCATTCCACGAGTGAGCAACTCCGTCCCCACTGACTGCTTGACGGTAGCCGAAAGCAAATCGCTGTTATACATCGGATTAGGCCCCGCTTTGACGTCAGGGCGTAACCAAGCAAAGGTTTTGTACTTACCCAAATCGGCGGCGGGGTTGATTCCTGCACTTACTTGGGCGAAAGCAGCTGAAACGGTCAGGGCAATCATTCCGAAAAACACTGACCCCATTTTTACGAACTTTTTCATTGTTTTCTAGCTATTAATTGGGTTATATTCTTGACCAAAAGAATACCACAATTCTGTAGAAAATCTATAGAAAACGGTATTGGGCCGTATTTTTTTAAGTTTTAATCACTTTTTTATTTACCCGCCGATGCCGCTGAATAGTACAAACGCAGATTTACGCTGAAAAAAGACTTTGTCAACCCATTCTTCTGCGGCATTCTGCGGCTCTACATCTGCGCTTATCTGCGGGTAAAACTTTAAACACAGGCTTACACAACACTTCGACCTCAAAATGCGTAAATGTGTTTGTAAGAAAATTTGGTAGAGATTATGAAAATCTTAATCATTGAAGACGAAGAATCATTGGCACATCCATTGCGCGAATACTTAACCAGCGAAGGCCACCTGTGTGAGTGGGTTTCGACTTATCTGGCTGCCGAAGAAAAAATAGGCGTTTATGAGTACGACTGCGTGTTGGTTGACATCATGCTTCCAGGTGGTTCGGGCCTTGATTTGGTCGATTTGCTCAAAAAAACGCAGTCACAGGCGGGAATTATCATCATTTCAGCCAAAAATGCGCTCGACGATAAAATTTTGGGGCTCGAACTCGGCGCAGATGATTATTTAACCAAACCTTTTCATTTGTCCGAACTGAACGCCCGCATCAAATCCATCCAACGGCGGCGGCAATTTGCGGGCAATCGTGAAATCAAATTTGGTGATATTCGCATTGTGCCCGATTCTAAAGAAGTATGGGTACATGATTCGGAAATTGTCCTGACCCGCAAAGAATACGATTTATTAATGTATCTGGTAGCCAATGCCAACCGCGTGCTGAGCAAAGGTGCCATTTCTGAACACCTGTACGGCGATGAAATCGACCAAGCCAATAGCTTTGATTTCTTATATTCGCACATGAAAAACCTCCGAAAAAAATTATCCGAACAAGGCTGCCCCGACTACATTCAAACGGTTTATGGGGTAGGTTATAAATTTGCCGCATGACGCTCATCACCAAAGCCACCCGCTCCTTTTTACTTGCCTGCCTTGTTGCCTTGGCCGTGGGGGGAGTGAGTTGCTTTTGGTTTTTACACAAAATCATGGACAACGAAGCCTCCGAGCAGTTGCTCCACGAAAAAGAACAAGTGGAAGATTATGTCAACGAGATTGGGGTTTTACCCAAACGATGGTTTTCCATTTCGGACAGCCTTTGGGCCATTCGCACGCATCCTCCCTTGCCGATGGTAATGAGTGACACCGTTTTATTTAGTACCGTCCAGAAAGAATACCTAGCTTATCGTCAACTTAGTTTTGGAATTGCGACCCTCAACGGCTATTATCAAGTTAATATCCGAAAAGCATTGTACGAAACCCAAGGACTCAAACAAGCTCTTTTGTTGGCATTTTCTGGCTTGAGTATCGTCTTGGTAGGACTGTTGTTTTTTATCAATTACCGTCTTTCCAGAAGCCTGTGGAAACCGTTTTACCGCACCCTTGATACCCTCAAAACGTTCCAATTGGCACAAAAAGAGCCTTTAAAGTTTCGGAGAACGAGCATCACTGAATTTCAAACCCTTCAGTTAAATCTAACAAAACTGACCAATCAACTTCGGCAAGATTACCAAAGCCTTAAAACGTTTACCGAAAACGCCTCGCACGAACTCCAAACGCCCTTGGCCGTCATTGCGTCCAATTTAGACTTACTCATTCAAGCCCCCAACCTGACCGAAGAACAGCTCGAACGCATCGGAAATCTGATTGAAACGGTGGGAAATTTATCCAAAATGAACCACAGTTTGTTGCTTTTAACCAAAATAGAAAACGGTCAGTTTACCGACGCCGTTGAGCTTGATTTGAGTTCGTTGCTTTCCGAAAAAATCGACCTCTGGGAACCGCTCATTCAAGACAAGGGCTTGACCCTTCACCAACAGATTGCTCCCAATGTTCGCCTCCACATCCATAAATTGTTGGTGGATGTGTTGTTGAACAACCTACTTGGGAATGCCCTCAAACACAACCAACCCAACGGCAGCATTCGGGTTGAGCTCACCCAAAATACCCTTATTTTATCCAACACAGGCCCCCAGCCGACCCTTCCCGTTGACCAGCTTTGGGAAAGATTCAGCAAAGGTTCTTCCCGTACTGATTCCGTTGGATTAGGACTGGCGCTTGTCAAACAGATTGCTGATACCTACCATTTCCCTATTTCTTACCACTTCCAAGACGGCTGGCACCACGTCCAAATCTCATTTAACATTTCTTAACACTCGGCCCTTCGTTTCTACAGAATCTCTACAAAATCGCGCCGTAATCTTGTTGCATCAATCAGCCACAAAGGCGTTGACAAACGATTCTTACAACCTAAAAAAACGAAAAGCCATGAGTCAAAATTGGAAACAGCTCGCCTTGGTAGGATTAATCTCAGGGGGAGTTTCAGTAGGAGCTTTAGAATTGCTCCACCAAACAAATCAAGATGTTATATTGAAAGAAGCGCCGTTAGCTTCGTTGGCCAAGCTCACTTCCGCAGGAGGCCCCGCTGGCGTACCAGGTGATTTTACCTACGCCGCCGACGTTTCGATGCCTGCCGTCGTACACATTACCTCGACCATCAAAACGAGGGGAGAAAATGCCCAAAATCTTCAGATTCCCGAAGCTTTCCGCGAGTTTTTTGGCGACCGCGCTCCCAATATGCAGCAAGGGCCTCAAAAACAACAGGCGTCTGGTTCGGGCGTGATTATTAGCCCCGACGGCTACATTGTCACCAACAACCATGTGGTTGAAGGCGCTGAAGAACTGGAAGTTGTGTTGAACAACAAACACACCTACAAGGCCAAGGTGATTGGCACCGACCCATCGACTGATTTGGCGGTGATTCAGATTCCTGCCAAAAACTTGCAGGCATTGACTTTTGCTAATTCTGACGCGGCAAAAATTGGTGAATGGGTGGTAGCGGTTGGGAATCCATTCAACTTGGAATCGACCGTAACGACGGGGATTATTAGTGCCAAAGGCCGTGGATTGGGTATCATTGGTCAAAAACAACAAAATGAATTTAGCGGCCCTGCGCGTAAAGGTGATTCTCCGCTTGAGTCCTTCATCCAAACGGATGCCGTCGTAAACCCTGGTAATTCGGGTGGTGCGTTGGTTAACCTCAAATGTGAATTGGTAGGTATCAACACCGCAATCGCGAGCCCAACGGGTAGTTATGCAGGGTATTCGTTTGCCGTTCCTTCCAATTTGGTCAAAAAAGTAGCGGGCGATTTGATTAAGTATGGCAACGTACAACGTGGTTACTTAGGCATTATGCTCGACGAATTGGACAGCAAAAAAGCCGACGAATACGGCGTAAAAGAAACCGAAGGGGTTTACGTAAAATCGTTTTCTCCCAACAGTGCCGCCAAAGAAGCGGGTCTAAAACCTGGGGACGTGATTTTGAAAGTTGATGGCAACAACGTCAATACCGTACCGCAATTGCAGGAATTGATTGGCCGTAAACAACCTGGAGAATCGGCAAAACTCGCCATTAGCCGCGACGGCAGTGTCAAAGACATAGCTGTAACGCTTCGTAACCGCGACGGTGGAAATCAGTTATTGAAACCCGATGCCGCCGAAGTTGTCCTCAACGACCTTGGCGTTCAGCTCAATGACTTGTCACCTCGTGAAAAAACCGTTTTGAAAGAAAATGGGATAGAAGGAGGGGCCAAAGTAGGCAGTATCGAAGCAGGAAAACTTTCAAGAGCAGGCGTACAAGAAGGATTCATTATCACCAAGTTGAACGGCAAAGTGATTCGTTCGGTGCAAGAATTCAAAAACGCCATTGAAGGTAAAAAAGGAACAAGGGTTCAAATCGAAGGGATTTATTCCGACGAGCCCACCGACAGTTTTACGTTTGGATTTAACGTTTAAACGTAAATTCATGGCTGTGTTAAGAGAAGTAAACGCACTCGGCAGTTTGCCGAGTGCGTTTCTTTTATGACTATCGAGGACCTTTTTTACCCTCGTTACGTTTGGCATACCAAGGACGTTGTCCACTCTTTGCTTTGGCGGCTCCGCCTTGTTCGGGGGCATTGCCCGACGGCTTGGGTCTAGCCCTTTGGAAATTGTTTGATTTTGGCGTTGCTGACTGTGGCTTAGGCTTAGCAACCTCATTTCCAGGCTTCTGACTTTGAGGATACGGGTGTTCTTCGACCACAGGAATCACCTTATCAATCAATTTCTGAATATCTTTCAACGATTTACGTTCTTCCGTTTCGCAAAATGAGTAAGCCGTTCCCGAAGCGCCCGCCCGTCCTGTTCGTCCAATTCGGTGAACGTAGGTTTCGGGGATATTCGGTATTTCGTAGTTAAAAACGTGCGCCAATTCGTCCACGTCGATACCACGCGCGGCAATGTCCGTCGCTACCAAAACACGGGTAGTTTTTGCTTTAAAGTTATTCAACGCATTTTGGCGAGCGTTTTGTGATTTATTTCCGTGGATTGATTCAGCTTTGATGTTATGTCGCATCAACACTTTCATCACTTTATCGGCGCCAAATTTGGTACGCGTAAACACCAATGCGTTTTCTATTTTCTTTTCTTCCAACAAATGAATCAACAAATTGGCTTTGTTTTCTTTATCCACAAAATACACCCACTGTTGAATCAAATCGACCGTTGACGATACGGGCGTCACTTCTACTTTTTCGGGTTCATGCAAAATAGTATCGGCCAATTTGACAATCTCGGGTGGCATCGTGGCCGAGAAAAACAGTGATTGACGGCGCGGAGGCAGCACGGCAATTACCTTCCGAACGTCATGAATAAAGCCCATGTCGAGCATTCGGTCGGCTTCATCCAACACAAAGATTTCGAGGTATTTAAGGCTTACAAAACGTTGAGCCATTAAGTCCAGCAAGCGCCCAGGCGTTGCCACCAGAATGTCCACACCGTTGTGAAGGGCATCCGTCTGACGAGCTTGTTTTACCCCGCCAAAAATAACGGTATGTTTCAAACCCGTATAACGGCCATAAGAGGCCAAACTTTCCCCGATTTGAATCGCTAACTCGCGGGTTGGCGTCAGAATGAGCGCTTTGATGGCGCGTTGTTTGGCATTTCGATGCAATTGCCGCTCCGACAAAAGTTGAAGAATTGGAATGGCAAAAGCGGCGGTTTTCCCCGTTCCCGTTTGGGCACATCCGAGCAAATCTTTTCCGCTTAAAACAATCGGAATGGCTTCGGCCTGAATCGGGGTTGGAGTTTCGTATCCCTCGGCCGTTAGTGCGCGGCGAATAGGGTCAATTAATTGAAGTGAGTCAAATGTCATGTAATCTTGTATAAATAAAAAGCGTGGAAAGTAGCTACTTTCCACGCTCATCGGGTAACTATACCGCAAAGATAGGTAAATAATTACAACGACTTAATTTTTAAATTCTTCCAGTTGACTTTGATACCCCCACCGTCGTGAATTTGAAGGGCAATTGACCCGTTTCCAGCGCCAATTTTCTCGTCGTTGATGTCCACCATTTCGTGGCCGTTCAACCACGTACGAACGCGCGGCCCTTCTGCTCTGATTTTAAGGGTATTCCATTCACCAAATTTCAAAAATCCTTCTTTCTCGTCGGGAATCTGAATCAACCAACCACGGCCGTACGATTCGTAAATTCCGCCCGTATCGTGGTTTGGAGGGGCTACTTCTACCTGCCAGCCGCTAATTTTGGTACTTCCGTCGGGAATATTTGAACGAATAAAAACGCCGCTGTTGCCGTTGGCACCTTGTTTAAAATCAACCGACAGTTCGAAGTTCTTGTAGGTTTTGGTCGTTGCTAAGTATCCATAACCTTTGTCAGGACCACTTTCACAGATCAATTCACCGTCTTGAACGTACCATTTTTCGGTACCATATACCTTCCAACCTGTGAGGTCTTTACCGTTAAATAAATTTTCTTTTTTTTGGGCCATGGCCCCCGTTGTCAACGCCAATGAGCAGGCAGCAATTAGAAATGGTTTACGTAGATTTGAGAGAAACATTACTTTAAAGGATAAACGGTTAGTGTAAATAATTATCAGTGCAAAACAAGTCTTTTTTAACGTGAAAACCTCACTTTTTCTTACCTCCGCCCTCATTATTGGTAGCTTTTTTTCAATAAAAGCGCAAGATAATGCCCCCATTAGCCTTCAAGAGCTTTGGAAATCGGACACACTCCTCCGCACGCCCGAGTCGGTTTTGTACGACCCCAAAGGGAAACAATTGTTTGTGGCCAATATCAACAAAATGAACGTTGATAAACCCGATGGCGACGGCTTTATCTCTATTTTGAGCACCGATGGAAAAATCAAAAACCTCAAGTGGACAACAGGGCTTAATGACCCCAAGGGCATGGGAATTGTAAAAAAATCGTTGTTTGTGGCTGATTTAAAAGACCTTGTCGAAATCGACTTAACCTCAGGAGTTATTCTGAAACGCCATGCGGCGATCGGTTCGGTGATGCTCAATGACGTAAGTGTAAGTCCCAAAGGAGAAATTTTTGTGAGTGACTCGCGCGGACATAAACTGTACCGATACGCCGATGGAAAATTAGAATTGTATTTGGATGACCCTAATTTGCAAGGCCCTAACGGCGTTTTTGCCGAAAAAGAGCACCTGATTGTCGCTTCCGCAGGAACGGGCAATTTGTGGAAATTGGATTATGGCACCAAAAAATTCAGTTCATGGGCCATGACCAACAAAACCGCCGATGGGATTCTTCGTCATGGTGATAACTACTTGATTTCGTGCTGGCACGGTGAAATTTATTGCGTCAAACCAGATGGTAAAGTGTGGAAGCTCATCGACAGCAAAAATCCGCAAGTCAATACGGCTGATTTTGGTTTTATTTCTGACAAAAAAACGGTTTTAGTCCCTAACTTTTATAAAAATACGGTGACGGCTTATTTGATTAAGTAAATTATTTTGAACCATATAAGGGATTATAAGAAAAACTTATATGCTCTTATATGTCTTATATGGTTCAACACATCCAACAATGGAAATCTTCCTCAGTCTCTGCTTGGGCGTCGGCTTAGCGGCATGCTCAGGTTTTCGGGTGTTTGTGCCCCTGCTTATCAGCAGCTTGGGCATTCATTTTGGCCTCGTCAACGTCGATACGGGCTTTGAATGGATGGGAACGTGGGCAGCCATCGCAGTACTAGCCAGTGCAACCGTACTTGAGATTGGCGGCTATTACATTCCTTGGGTCGATAATTTGCTAGACACCATCGCGACACCCGCCGCCGTAGCCGCTGGAACGCTACTGACCACTTCTTTTATCGAAATTGACAATCCTCTGTTGCAGTGGGGCTTGGGAATCATCATGGGTGGAGGAACGGCAGGCTTCATCCAAGCAGGCACGAGCCTTGTCCGATTGGCTTCCTCTAAATTCAGCGGAGGACTGGCCAATCCCGTCGTCTCCACCGTCGAAAATGTCACCGCCATCGGCTTTTCACTTTTTACCTTTTGGTTGCCCGTGGTCGCTTTTGTATTGGTCGTTTTATTTATCGTTTGGTTAATACAAAAGTTACTAGCTCGAAAAAGTAAAACCACTTGATTCTAGGCTTTTAGCCCTATACGCGTCTCTGCCTGCAAAAAACCAAACATGAAAACCAACCGTCGCGACTTCGTCAAACAACTTGGAATTGTATCGGCTTCTACGGCTGCCGTTCCTCACTTCAATATCATTAAAAGCCTGAACGACAACAAAATCCGAATTGCTACCATTGGAATGGGAATTCAGGGTTTTCAGGACACCAAAGCCGCCTTACGCACCGATATGTGTGAGCTAGTTGCGGCGGCTGACTTGTACGATGGACGGCTCGCCCACGTAAAAGAAACATTTGGTAATCACGTATTTACCACCCGCGACTACCGCGAAGTACTTGAACGAAAAGACGTGGATGCGGTTCTCATCGTGACACCCGATCACTGGCACGACCGCATTTCGATTGCCGCCCTCAAAAAAGGCAAACACGTTTACTGCGAGAAACCGATGGTACAAAACATCGAAGAAGGAGCGGCCGTCATTGCTGCCGCAAAA contains:
- a CDS encoding DUF5829 family protein, translated to MTTPTVLLNHFYLTLDRETFQAIAQSEFLRQQFAPNEIRTTNRTDRSYTGLYFYGERTYFEFFDVTTETHRHIGDSAIAFGLENEGDTSLLEVHWPDSHRLSITRPTHTEQVPWFEMLIPKGFTLENPLTFWTMEYRPTFLTSWFPTATAAPSLARQEVLERYKSRIDKVCQPYFKNISGLTIGLPEDVYQAVDHFTHQFGYSKKATSSGFFFTDVENVTYHIQLSESMHYGISEVVFDVTRQPSQANWELGNSELRFLNDQNAVWKFW
- a CDS encoding AGE family epimerase/isomerase, with amino-acid sequence MTSEKIASLRQEIETYLNNGLLPFWVKRTVDKENGGFLTHFDQFGNDSGEDEKSLIAQSRSVFTYSSVHRAGYGNGEFAEMARHGVDYLINNMWDEEFGGFYWMTNRKGEVTNDQKIIYGLSFCIYSLSEYTLATGDLRGREYAEKCFDLLQKYGADTHFGGYFEMFHRDWTLKGPGAAGGDRKTLDAHMHLMEAFTTLYECTGLEVHRRKLLEIIELLVTKIMHPEYGTGIPQFWADWSVAPQIKFDIVWGWDRFSEDGMKAAAEDNTSYGHNSEFAWLLMHALDVLGLPYDTYGEQIKKSYSHSLQYGVDWEFGGVYVEGSHAGEVYDREKEFWQQAEMLIGMLDAYRYLKDEKYLEAYENIHRFVFDKMINHELGEWWPLMTRQGVPIWKHMSHSWKINYHDVRSMVQSIVRLDKIAKGV
- the mog gene encoding molybdopterin adenylyltransferase, which gives rise to MIKIGIINVSDRASAGVYEDIPGKAIVSTLNEYLTSAWEPVYRVIPDEQHLISQALVEMADKEGCCLVVTCGGTGPAPRDVTPEATEAVCHKMMPGFGELMRQVSLQYVPTAILSRQTAGIRGKTLIVNLPGKPSAIRQCLDAVFPAIPYCIDLIGGPFLETNEAVIKVFRPK
- a CDS encoding Fur family transcriptional regulator, which gives rise to MNTFAKDTLRLHELRHTSCREDILEILQNRASALSHGDLENGLKDRYDRVTIYRTLKTFVDKGIIHKVLDEDGLRYALCKDACQEHNHHHDHVHFKCQMCGKTTCLEDIHVPSLALPAGFKSKEVNLLIQGTCSICNK
- a CDS encoding DUF4136 domain-containing protein; this translates as MKKFVKMGSVFFGMIALTVSAAFAQVSAGINPAADLGKYKTFAWLRPDVKAGPNPMYNSDLLSATVKQSVGTELLTRGMKEDEDAPDALIQFHTYTQQQRRTNYSGGFYPYFGGWGRWGGFYPYGMMGWGGGGYPYQTQYTEGTLVIDILDAKTKEVLWEGVAQGTLSGKINRIQNQINSSVRKMFTKYYPLKQTVS
- a CDS encoding response regulator transcription factor; protein product: MKILIIEDEESLAHPLREYLTSEGHLCEWVSTYLAAEEKIGVYEYDCVLVDIMLPGGSGLDLVDLLKKTQSQAGIIIISAKNALDDKILGLELGADDYLTKPFHLSELNARIKSIQRRRQFAGNREIKFGDIRIVPDSKEVWVHDSEIVLTRKEYDLLMYLVANANRVLSKGAISEHLYGDEIDQANSFDFLYSHMKNLRKKLSEQGCPDYIQTVYGVGYKFAA
- a CDS encoding HAMP domain-containing sensor histidine kinase; the protein is MTLITKATRSFLLACLVALAVGGVSCFWFLHKIMDNEASEQLLHEKEQVEDYVNEIGVLPKRWFSISDSLWAIRTHPPLPMVMSDTVLFSTVQKEYLAYRQLSFGIATLNGYYQVNIRKALYETQGLKQALLLAFSGLSIVLVGLLFFINYRLSRSLWKPFYRTLDTLKTFQLAQKEPLKFRRTSITEFQTLQLNLTKLTNQLRQDYQSLKTFTENASHELQTPLAVIASNLDLLIQAPNLTEEQLERIGNLIETVGNLSKMNHSLLLLTKIENGQFTDAVELDLSSLLSEKIDLWEPLIQDKGLTLHQQIAPNVRLHIHKLLVDVLLNNLLGNALKHNQPNGSIRVELTQNTLILSNTGPQPTLPVDQLWERFSKGSSRTDSVGLGLALVKQIADTYHFPISYHFQDGWHHVQISFNIS